The Dehalogenimonas sp. 4OHTPN genome window below encodes:
- a CDS encoding ATP-binding protein yields the protein MVDDLLRSEGLPRHILPLSFGPVYYQTGLVLGGQVISLKNDKEQWVVESVDPFGIGSELGIAPGDIPLVIDGLPADQYLSSFKESDWIRVVRQITVVNPNGTILDADSSLTQPASSATIDLIMWLLPCLAFWVVGIYVYLRNPKNEASVLLLACSLVFGLALSSNLASDRLAPLALHITVIASTIGPWLLLHFFLILPEERAWLRHRPHQYLVYVLPALIVIAYPFIGQSNGQPLPDFRTFRLIGYGVGFLGVIGVVVFNLLRAADSRTRHQMVIILLGCMAALLPFLIFSVFPGVQDDGVFLQSNITVAFLSFIPLSLGYAVIARQLMNIDVVVRRGVVYGLITLLMAAVLAGVFALVLSSGVAPGFAQQFILALFLSAIAVLLLGPARSATEALVDKFFYKDRHDYQQIIQSLSASLSATASVEVASSLIIDAPMTAMNLSGACLFVATDETSFVFAAARGIYADRSFELELMDFVKRRTPSTEYPNVVGSKDVAYMIPLTAAGKTVGVLFLSGKASRQEFSNSDHFLIRSLTSVAAVSLRGLLIAERDIFERRKNDQAILIAKQEWESTFDSIPDLICIMDKDHNIIRVNRSMADKTGMLPAEAVGKKCYQIMHDTCVLPGFCPGLGDRNRCGLGDEIVQGDNTYQVNITPIKIGGKSSGRYVHIARDITAVKKAEAEQQRLKEKAELSSRLAAVGEMAAGIAHEINNPLTGVLGFSELLLARSDLAPEVADDLKVIADGSRRVAEIVKRMLTFAHQTKPLKSRVDITELIDNTLELRAYVLKTSGIEVVKKYSENLPWIIVDPGQMQQVILNLIVNAEYAIKHTGNPGKLTITAALEARYLRLIFADSGPGIDNVTITKIFQPFFTTKNPGEGTGLGLALSRSIVEEHGGTLEVASSPRCGAAFTILLPIVQISVSAAENRDSSVNNLEHQSAAVILVIDDEECIRNLAVESLSGEDRHVDTAASAAQALILLSKKDYDIIVMDLRLPGTSGMALYAEIIDRRPEMAGRIVIITGDTLGEDVKMFLETHRLPSLVKPFEPAALATAVAQTLCDVKRRI from the coding sequence ATGGTTGATGATCTGCTCCGGAGTGAAGGACTTCCTCGGCATATTCTCCCCCTTTCTTTTGGTCCAGTATATTATCAAACTGGACTCGTTTTAGGGGGTCAGGTCATTTCCCTTAAAAATGATAAAGAGCAATGGGTTGTTGAGAGCGTCGATCCATTTGGGATTGGCAGTGAACTAGGTATCGCTCCAGGAGATATTCCACTAGTTATCGATGGACTGCCAGCTGATCAATACCTGTCATCTTTTAAAGAGTCGGATTGGATCCGAGTAGTTCGACAAATTACAGTGGTAAATCCTAACGGCACAATTCTTGATGCGGATTCATCTCTGACTCAACCTGCTTCGAGCGCGACAATAGACCTCATTATGTGGCTTCTTCCCTGCCTGGCGTTTTGGGTTGTCGGAATTTACGTTTATCTCCGTAATCCGAAAAACGAGGCGTCGGTTCTGTTATTGGCTTGCAGCTTGGTGTTCGGGTTGGCTCTCAGCTCCAATCTGGCTTCAGATCGTCTGGCCCCTTTGGCTTTGCATATCACCGTTATTGCGTCCACCATCGGTCCTTGGCTGTTGCTCCATTTCTTTTTGATTCTCCCCGAGGAGCGCGCCTGGTTGAGACACAGGCCCCACCAATACCTGGTTTATGTATTGCCGGCGTTGATTGTGATTGCATATCCGTTCATTGGCCAGTCGAATGGGCAGCCTCTCCCGGATTTTCGGACCTTCAGGCTGATCGGATACGGTGTCGGTTTCTTGGGTGTTATAGGTGTCGTGGTATTCAATCTATTAAGAGCGGCGGATTCGCGAACAAGGCACCAAATGGTCATCATCCTTTTGGGATGCATGGCTGCTTTGCTTCCTTTTTTAATTTTCAGTGTATTCCCCGGGGTTCAGGATGACGGTGTATTTTTACAGTCGAATATTACGGTAGCCTTCCTGTCGTTCATACCATTGTCTCTTGGTTATGCCGTAATCGCGCGCCAATTGATGAATATTGATGTCGTAGTTCGAAGAGGAGTAGTGTACGGCCTTATCACTCTATTGATGGCCGCGGTCCTTGCCGGTGTCTTTGCATTGGTATTATCAAGTGGAGTCGCTCCGGGTTTCGCTCAGCAATTCATCCTGGCATTATTCCTTTCAGCTATAGCGGTTCTCCTTTTAGGTCCAGCCAGAAGCGCCACAGAAGCATTGGTTGACAAATTCTTCTACAAAGACCGCCATGACTACCAGCAAATCATTCAAAGCTTGAGCGCATCGCTCAGCGCAACTGCTAGCGTTGAGGTGGCTTCCTCATTGATCATTGACGCCCCGATGACGGCCATGAACCTGTCAGGCGCCTGCCTATTTGTAGCGACTGATGAAACAAGTTTTGTGTTCGCCGCCGCGCGAGGTATTTACGCCGATAGATCGTTTGAATTGGAATTGATGGATTTTGTCAAACGGAGAACGCCTTCGACTGAATACCCTAACGTTGTGGGCTCAAAAGATGTTGCTTATATGATTCCACTCACGGCTGCAGGCAAGACCGTTGGCGTTTTGTTCCTTTCGGGTAAAGCCAGCCGCCAGGAGTTCTCGAACAGCGATCATTTCCTCATCCGTTCGCTTACATCGGTGGCTGCAGTATCCCTGCGGGGGCTTTTGATCGCTGAACGTGATATCTTTGAACGCCGCAAGAACGATCAGGCAATCTTAATTGCGAAACAGGAGTGGGAAAGCACCTTCGACTCCATACCAGACCTGATTTGTATTATGGACAAGGACCATAACATTATTCGCGTCAACCGTTCTATGGCAGACAAAACCGGAATGCTTCCGGCCGAGGCAGTAGGTAAAAAATGCTATCAAATAATGCACGATACCTGTGTCTTGCCCGGCTTTTGCCCTGGCCTCGGCGACCGGAATCGGTGTGGTCTGGGTGATGAGATCGTTCAGGGTGATAATACCTATCAGGTCAACATCACTCCAATTAAAATTGGCGGTAAATCTAGCGGAAGATATGTCCATATCGCCCGCGATATAACTGCCGTTAAAAAGGCCGAAGCTGAACAACAGCGGTTAAAAGAAAAAGCGGAGTTATCCAGCCGCTTGGCTGCCGTTGGCGAAATGGCCGCCGGAATTGCGCATGAGATCAACAATCCCCTCACCGGTGTCCTTGGTTTTTCGGAGTTGTTGCTTGCCCGTAGCGATCTGGCGCCGGAAGTCGCTGACGACTTGAAAGTTATCGCTGATGGCTCCAGAAGAGTGGCCGAAATCGTCAAAAGAATGCTGACCTTTGCCCACCAAACCAAGCCGTTGAAATCACGCGTGGATATTACTGAGTTGATAGATAATACTCTCGAACTCAGGGCATACGTGCTGAAGACCTCCGGCATCGAGGTTGTTAAGAAGTACTCTGAAAATTTACCGTGGATAATCGTTGATCCGGGCCAGATGCAGCAGGTTATCCTGAATCTCATAGTCAATGCCGAATATGCCATCAAGCATACTGGCAACCCGGGGAAACTCACCATCACCGCCGCTTTGGAGGCGAGATATCTCAGGTTGATTTTCGCCGACTCCGGACCGGGAATCGACAACGTAACTATAACTAAGATTTTCCAGCCGTTCTTCACCACCAAAAATCCCGGCGAAGGCACCGGTCTGGGGTTAGCACTTTCCCGTTCAATCGTTGAGGAACACGGCGGCACTCTGGAGGTGGCATCGTCTCCCAGATGCGGGGCTGCTTTCACCATCCTGTTGCCGATTGTTCAGATTTCCGTCTCGGCAGCCGAAAATCGTGACTCAAGTGTCAATAACCTAGAACATCAATCAGCGGCCGTTATCTTGGTGATAGACGACGAGGAGTGCATACGCAACCTTGCGGTTGAATCTCTTTCCGGGGAAGACCGGCACGTCGACACAGCGGCTTCTGCCGCGCAAGCACTAATTCTACTAAGCAAAAAAGACTACGACATTATCGTCATGGATCTTCGATTGCCCGGGACCAGCGGCATGGCGCTTTACGCCGAAATTATTGACCGTCGGCCGGAGATGGCCGGACGTATCGTAATTATCACCGGCGATACCCTGGGTGAAGATGTCAAAATGTTCCTGGAGACGCACCGTCTACCCAGTCTGGTGAAACCCTTTGAGCCCGCAGCACTCGCCACCGCAGTCGCACAAACCCTTTGTGACGTTAAACGCCGAATTTGA
- a CDS encoding ATP-dependent Clp protease proteolytic subunit yields the protein MTSPSGIIPMVIESSSRGERAFDIYSLLLKERIVFLGTEINDQVANIIIAQLLFLDREDPDKDISLYIHSPGGVISAGLAIYDTMQLIRPAVSTICVGMAASMATVLLCAGAKGKRYALPNATIHMHQAIGGARGQAADIVIAAREITRMQDIIRDILAKRTGQPLDKIIHDTDRDYYLNPEGAKEYGLIDEILRKPEEKKPVKE from the coding sequence ATTACGAGTCCATCCGGCATTATCCCGATGGTTATAGAAAGCAGTTCTCGAGGCGAGAGAGCTTTCGATATCTATTCTCTGCTGTTAAAAGAACGCATTGTCTTTCTCGGCACCGAGATTAACGACCAGGTGGCGAATATTATTATCGCGCAGCTTCTGTTCTTAGACCGCGAAGACCCTGATAAAGACATCAGCCTTTATATCCATTCGCCCGGAGGCGTTATTTCCGCAGGGTTGGCAATCTATGACACCATGCAATTGATACGGCCTGCAGTTTCGACAATTTGCGTCGGTATGGCCGCGTCGATGGCAACCGTATTGCTTTGCGCCGGCGCCAAAGGCAAGCGCTATGCGCTGCCCAATGCCACCATCCACATGCACCAGGCGATCGGCGGTGCCAGAGGCCAGGCGGCAGACATTGTAATCGCAGCCCGAGAAATCACACGCATGCAAGACATCATCAGGGATATTTTGGCCAAGCGTACCGGGCAGCCACTGGATAAAATAATCCACGATACTGACCGGGATTATTATCTCAACCCCGAGGGCGCCAAGGAGTATGGTTTGATTGATGAGATTCTACGGAAACCCGAGGAGAAGAAACCAGTTAAGGAATAA
- a CDS encoding type II glyceraldehyde-3-phosphate dehydrogenase produces the protein MSKVRVGINGYGVIGKRVADAILLQDDMELAGVTAVNADYRIRVAAEKGYSIFAASESRQSMMTEAGIPVEGSLKDLLKRVDVIIDCTPKGVGAEQKPIYENARVKAVFQGAERHELTGISFVAQVNYEEALNKQFARVVSCNTTALCRVLNSFNKRSWLKRVRAVLLRRGTDPWESHRDGMINTFIPETKVPSHQGPDARTVIKGLDITTMAGACSHNLSHVHYAMVETKRPIGLDELRYALWEEPRLAFVRSSNGLVALNSVIELMRDLGRPRNDMWEVAVWEDALAADEKETYMVFQVHNEAITVPENIDAIRSLCGLEKDGAKSIAKTDKAMGILKCFLPKTIPEAAVHAEIGAALKLERREFIEEGYKGAEEPF, from the coding sequence ATGAGCAAAGTCAGAGTCGGGATAAACGGCTACGGAGTGATCGGAAAAAGGGTAGCTGATGCGATATTACTGCAAGATGACATGGAACTGGCTGGAGTAACCGCGGTTAACGCCGATTACCGGATTCGTGTTGCTGCCGAAAAAGGCTATTCAATTTTCGCAGCGTCTGAAAGCCGGCAGTCAATGATGACAGAAGCCGGAATTCCGGTAGAGGGCTCGCTCAAAGATTTACTTAAAAGGGTAGACGTTATTATTGACTGCACGCCGAAAGGCGTTGGTGCGGAGCAAAAACCGATATATGAAAACGCCCGTGTTAAAGCCGTTTTTCAAGGCGCCGAAAGGCATGAACTGACCGGCATATCGTTTGTAGCCCAGGTCAATTATGAAGAAGCCTTAAATAAGCAGTTCGCGCGTGTTGTATCCTGTAACACTACGGCGTTATGCCGGGTACTCAACTCATTCAATAAACGGAGTTGGTTGAAGCGAGTCAGAGCCGTGCTGCTGAGACGCGGAACCGATCCCTGGGAAAGCCACCGTGATGGTATGATCAACACGTTTATTCCTGAGACGAAAGTTCCAAGCCATCAGGGGCCAGACGCTCGGACGGTCATTAAGGGACTGGATATAACTACTATGGCCGGAGCCTGTTCACATAATCTCAGTCACGTCCATTACGCCATGGTCGAAACCAAACGTCCCATCGGGCTTGATGAGTTGAGATATGCATTGTGGGAAGAGCCAAGGCTGGCATTTGTCCGGTCCAGCAATGGGTTGGTTGCCCTAAACTCGGTAATTGAGTTGATGAGAGACCTGGGACGACCGCGCAACGATATGTGGGAAGTTGCAGTATGGGAAGATGCCCTCGCGGCAGACGAGAAGGAAACATACATGGTATTTCAGGTTCATAATGAAGCCATCACGGTGCCTGAAAATATCGATGCCATACGCTCGCTTTGCGGTCTGGAAAAAGACGGCGCCAAATCGATCGCTAAAACCGACAAGGCTATGGGCATACTCAAATGCTTCCTGCCTAAAACAATACCCGAAGCTGCCGTCCACGCCGAAATCGGAGCGGCTTTAAAGTTAGAGCGCCGCGAGTTCATCGAAGAAGGTTACAAGGGCGCCGAAGAACCTTTTTGA